In the Hevea brasiliensis isolate MT/VB/25A 57/8 chromosome 8, ASM3005281v1, whole genome shotgun sequence genome, TAAATTAAGAAGCTCATTTTTTTTTAAgattaaattgagtttaaattgaaaattttgagctaatttaaattaaaaattaagaatggactaaattaaacattttaataaaTACATGGGTGAAATTAAACATTAACCCATGAAATTTTAAGTGGGGTTGCACAGAAGCACACGTTCATTTATTCaaggggaaagaaaagaaaaaaaaaaattagtttcaTGGCATTAATTACTAATTAATTCTGGGATTAGTGGTATGAAATACTACTAAAATATTAATGACAAGCTTATATATAAAATCAATTGTGCTATTAATAGAAATAACAAAAACTATGAACTATAAACTCGTATAGCAATTAACTAATTGTAAAACTCATTCCCTTGTCCATTGAATAAAAGGGTAATCTGATTCACAAGTGTATTTTATCTTTAAAGTTAAAGGGTCgaatcataaatttattattgttAAAAGAGCTTTATCTAAATATTACTCTCAATTCGAGCGTGATTTAATCCCATTCGTATGTGCAGGCGGACACAAAGGAACCTTAAATGCCATAAGCTGAAAGGAACAACAAACTTGGGTGTCTCTTTGTAATGGCCTGCACAGATTACTCCAAGGCACAAGTACACTCTTCTTAGTTAAAGAATCCAAAGTTTTGGGAGTGAAGGACAAATTtccttaattatattatttacttCTGATAGTGAATTTTAACCTTATTCACATCTCATGGGAAAAGCTTCAGATCTCTGCAGCATGTCCTCAATTAGAATTTTGTTGGTGTTAAGAGACAAAATATACTCTCATTAGCTTAACAAAATAGAAATATTAAATCCCATCATCATGTATATTTGAGTTTTCACATGCAGCAATATATATTATGTCAATAGGGTAATTTGGTTGATATTTTTCCACTTTTAGAAGTATATAAAGCAGAAATATCTCaaattaatttgaatattcttaactatgaattgtgaatttattatCTTTATTGCTTAACTTTCAATTTTAggcaattttcatttttttataaattaacttaaaattttcaatttaactagaaaattaaaatttctaagctaaatttcatgatttaaacaaaaaataaagaaataattttctgatttttgagttaaaaattttaatttaactcaaaaattaagaaattcaatttattaattcttaatttttggattaagttgaatttaaattgaaatttctatTCAGTttggacaaaaaaaaattaaaaatagctaaacaaaccgaaatttataGCTTTTATATTTATAGAAAAAATTATTTAAGAGAAAGAATTACTTGTTATCATATAACTCATCACATATTATTTAGCCCATTAAATCTCCCatagattaaaagaaaaaaatcattaTGCTAATAGGAGTAAGAAATTAAAAGCACaaatttcaatatttttcttctcatctaaattaaaataataaacaaaatatatctatatatattgaAGTTTTACGATGTTAAGCATACCCATTAAAATTTTCATCCATATACTTGGTATATCTTGTTGAAGAATACCAAATGCAACAACAACACATGTATTTATAATAAGAGGAAAGCAAATTAAGAAGGGAATTAAACAATAATATGCTCTTCAATGGACTAAATTGCTGCAATCCAAATCCATTTCTATGCCAAAATGGATTGGACAAAAACATGATCACCCATAACTGATGAAAATGAACTCTACCAAACCCAGTTTCCCTAAACTTAGATTACATGCACCACCAATTTTATTTAGATATTAAGAGAACTTAATTTAAACATACCCAAAACGAAGGATATAATAATATGAAAAAGACTGTAAAGAAAAAAGCAAAAtactttcagctaataataatTAAGTAGAGCTAAAACACAAAGTAATAAGAGGGAGAGAATGCAGTTTTTTGAGTTGATAATCTTGTTAATTAAGTAGTAGTAGCAGTGGGAGGAAGAGAAGAGTTCTTCTTGGCAAGATTATGCTTGTTGTTGTGCATCCAAACCTTGAGGACTCTTCTCTTGACTCCAATCTCTTGGCAGAACTGTTGCACCACAGCTTCTTCTTGCTTTTGTATCTTCCACCCAACTTTCTCTGCAAAGTTGAGCATTTTCTCCTTCTGTTCCTGTGTGAACTTTGTCCTGAACCTTTTCTTCACAAGTTGTGCACGCCTGGCCATCATTACCCCTCCATCTTCTTGCTCATCAGACTCTGACGGGAGGGAACCCATGTTGTAAGACATTATCATCTGGTGGTGGGGTGCTGCTGCTGCTCTTGAGGGCACAAAGGTTCCTGCAGCTGTAGGGTACCCTAAAGCTTCAGGGGGTAAAATGTTCTTGTGATGGCCTAAAATGACTTTCCTTCCAACCCTGCTGAAATGTGGGTTGCCATGGTAGTAATCACAGGAAGTGGCTTCACCTTCTATCTCTTTCCTGTGGAAGTTTCTATGACAATTGCAGGCTGAGCATGTGAGAGCTTCAATGCTACCCTCTTCGCCACTAGGCATGAACTCACCACACCCATCAGTGGCATTGCCTCCCATAGCAGCTGCATGGTTCTTGAGGCATTCTCTGTACCTCACCATTTTCTTGAAGGAAGCATGGTGGTCCTCCAGGGATGAGGGTATGGAGGAGGGGCCATTGTTGGAGGGCATTTGGGGAGCTGAGGAAGGGATGATGTGGTTGTGAGGTGCAGGATGATCATGATGAATCATGTGCCCATGCCCATGTCCATGTACCCCACCATAACTACTGTTTATAGGAATGGGGATCTCCCCTTCATGACTTGAAAGTTCCATTTACTTCTCTCTGCTTTTAGGCTATTATTTGTTATGTGTCTTGCTTGTTTGTTTGGAGACCAAAAGAGAGAACAAGACAAGAGGAGAAATAGGAGGCTTAAATGATTAGAATTAAAAGTGTCTTTCTTTCTTATAATTCTAAGATTTTTCTTTTGGGGTCAATTGTGCACTCTTTTAACACAGTAGAGGACTATACACCTATGTATAATTCTTGACATGATATTCAAGAAACTCTTCTATCCTGCAAGCCCTTGAGAAAAAAGATTTTTAgagtttttcttaaaaaaaaaaaaaaattgaatggcCCACCTAAGGAATTGCAACTAAGAGGAGCTTTGGGATATGTTTAAGGTAATTGATGagccgagagagagagagagagagagaataggtGTGTATGAGACAAGAGCCAATCCTTTTGATCAAAAAGTTTGAAAGCAAACAAAAGGGTAATCAACTACCTAGACCTCCATCTCATATTCTACTTCAAGGGTCAACTTAGAAGGAAAAAAGAAAGAAGCAGCAAATTCAGCAATACTGTAGACAGGAACTGGCAATGAGAGCAGACCGACATAAGCATAAGAACAACTTTCTGTCTCCACACATTTTCATctgtattttatttcttgaaagtgagagagagaaagagagtcaACACTCAACAACTCCCTAAAAGAAAATGATAGATGGAGGAGGATGGATAATAAGAAAGCtcttctttgtttcttttttcttctctcgAAATAGAAATGGGGGCTAAAGAATATGAAAAGAAGATCAAGAAATCACCCAGATGAATCTCTGTTTCATATATAATCCTGAACTCAAACACCTTCCATGATGAGTTTTAAGAAAGCACACTAGTTTTTGGCTAGGAAGAAGAGAAAGAACAGAGAATTTGGAGTAAAATAGCTTAACAAGTATTGGGTGGAGAAGGAGATCAAAGAGGAGAGAACAAAAGAGAGAGTTTTGCAGAAGGTTTTGGCTAGTGAAGCAAGCACTAAACAAGGAGCTTATAGTAGGGTTGAGAGCCAaaaaggagagaggagagagaaggaaaaaaagagaattttttttctttttttacagACAAAGAGGAATACAGTGAGTTTTAGTGAAGGAGATTAAAGGTGGGGTGCTTCCTTTGCTTTGCTTAGCTTGCACTATCAGGCATCAAGTGTTTACGCCATATAGAGAGCAGTGTGTCAGAGAGTGGAGaaggaagaagagagagagagagaagaattaTGAAAAGAAATTAGCAGCAAAATCTTCTAAATTTGAAAACTTGAAAACAATTTTTTGGAGGAAATCTTTGCCCATAATTAGATGATTAGCATTCCTTCTCATGACCCTTTTTAATGGAGTGCTCTTCTGTGGAAACTGTTATATATTAAATGTTGCTTTTCTCTTTCTATTTTCTTTGTTAAATTATTTGAGGaacatataaaaaaattcataaaaaagggggaaaatatttcatttatctgaattttTTGCTTCATTCTTTCTATATTGTCTTCTTGCACTTACTTCACCAGCTTAATGCTAACTATACTATCTAATTCATTTGGTGAAGTAGATGATATCATGAAATTCATGTGAATGATTGATcatttctatttaaaaaaaaagggatatttctttatttatttttaaggaaaaaaaagagaaaaaccatatggaatttaaaaattatggttCAAAGGGAGAGAGAAAAGTGATAATTAGGTTTTTGGCTGAGAATAGAAAGCTTAGCCAGTTTCTTTTGCTTCAGAGATCAGACTTACTGTTGAGGGAAACAGTAATCAAGTTttcaatatttaataataataataataagaatattattattattattgttattataaataataaaacttttttttttctcatatgaaTGTTCCCTTGTGGTGTTGTGTCATCAAAAGGACTTAATATGACAATGATGTTCCTTTGGAATACTGAGGACAATTGCATTTCATTCAGACTCATCACATGGAAGgttggagagaaagagagagaaaggttCAACTTTCAAATGCAATGGTTGATTTAAAATAGaacagaaataattaaaattccaATCTTATTAAAGAGAAGTACAGATATAGTATAGTTACTGCACTTCTGTTCACTGTCATATATGTACAGTTCCTTGAAGGAAGTTTACTATTTACATTTGCACACACATGAAAGTACAAATTTTCCAATAGTTAGTAATACATActtttttataagtaaaatttttattaataaacctAGGCATATATATCTATTTAAAACTTGAGTAATTTTTACAGCCTGTTTTTTAACTTTATTCTGTATTTAATTTCCATCCtttaactgaaaattttgtcattaaaaaatttctaaactttaattttgtctcacaaaattttttataatttgctATGACAGATTTtcaagtttaaaaaataataaaattatttttttatcttattttctcACACATTAAAAAAACTCACTGTTTTGACCATCATTTGAATTTATCACAAAAATATCAGTATCATCATAATGATCTGACGAGGGTTTACCCTTAACTAGAAAGTGCTGAAACTCATTTGTAAATGTCACACTATAATTtggagggatttttttttttaattagaaaccTGCTATTACAAGTTAGAggaattttttgaaataaaattaaagtttaagaattttttagtaataaattaaaattaaaaggatAGAAGTGAAATACGAGATAAAATTCAAGATAAACTATAAAAATTACCTCAAAAAACTAACCTAATGGACCTCAATTATATTATTTCTACTTTCTTGTTAGATAAAATTACATTATATGCATGAAAAATAAATTCTTAATTAAGActatatttattttatgaaaaatattatttttcatattttttagtatttgaaataatttaaaaataaattaatataaaatattttcttaattaaagaaaaaattaaataatttttaaagaaaataactttCCTTTTTAAGAGGGtgttattttttaaactttgacGATTTTATTAAGAtgtgaaaatatttatacatccatgttataaaaatataacattaatttaatatcacaaataaataataaaaaatattttttataaaacaatttttttaaaaaaatatattgtttatatataaattattattttctacaAAATATATAGAAAGATGCAAAGTAGTAGATGTCAATTACTTAAGGCACCTTTTCTAATCTCAAAGATgaagtaaaaaataaaattaaaaagaaaagaaaaagacatatatgtatataagaaTCATTTGTTGTAATTTCTTATAGATTAATATTTTGACATATGGGTTTGAATCTTACATTGGATCAAAATGCTTTTAGCTAGTCCTTgcctttattaaatataattatccaAACCACTTTATTCTTCATTATCCTTGCCTTTATTCCACAATCCACACCACATTTAGACACTTTATCCATCTTTagtttttgttttttgtttttatctttctTGTCCCTTCTTCTGCTAATTCTCCTACTGCTTTTTTCTTTCTTGCTTTTCTTTatcctttatttatttttttttaaaatgcatAAAATTATATATGCTCAATGTACTTTTTGATTTATACTTTTGTGGGGTTATTTTTTCTAACTAGCAAACTAAGTATCTTGGTAAGCAAAAGTAGTTTTAACTAAATTCTTAATGCTCAATTTCATTGTGTATTTATTGGAAAAgttttatttagtcaattttttaattttttttatttaaattaattaaaattttttaatttaaatttaatttagtttataaataaataaaataaaaaattaaatttttttatttttaatttaaattaaaaattaaagaatttaactaaaaaattttaaattaatttagataaaaagttaaaaataaaataaattaaacctCTATTTAGATAAAATTAAACATTTTGCCATTAAAGGATTGCATAACACCAAAATTTCACCTTCAAATTGGTATGATtaccatttatttatttattttctagatGTCAAGTTGCAGCAATTGTTGGGGAAGGGTTAATTATGGTAGTGGCTGAACGGTCCACAAGAATAAATGGTGTTGATGACACCACCTTGATCACAATTTTCAAGATGTTCAGAGCCAAAATTTCTTGcttttagagagagagagggagagagaggagcACATATATCGATGAATCTCAATCATAGCCAGCCAAATTCCCTGTATGGCTCTGAGACTGTCTTGAACCCTGCAAACTTTAGGGTTTTAAGGATAAGATATGCATGTTAATTATAGCATTGATAATAGACGAAACACTCTAATTATCTTCACCATTTTTGGATAAATTGTATAACAAAATTTCGAATAtccaaaaaattaattttctccCACCTCCCCGCTTACTTTTTTTTGTTTAATCTGGAGGCTAGGCTATGCTTGCTCTTAATATTTAATGTTGTGACAAGTTACTTCCAAGAGATTACTTTTGCCTAAGCTTTTAggctaaatgatttatgtataaaaTATGTTTGAGTAATTCCTCACTTTCTATGCTAAGGGATACTATAAAATATGATGGGTCATTTATCAATTAATGCGCATATTATTGGTAGTTGATAAAAACCaagccaaatcttgatttattagCCATTGTTTTGTCATCATGCCCCAAGTTTTTGTGGATAAATAAAGAGGACAAGAACATCCCATGCCTAACAAGTAGTTAGCTAGGGTTGTGTGATGTGATGTAACCATGATTATTATACTTTACAAACTAAAATCATCATCAACTTATCTTGGTTTTGTATAGCAttcccattatatatatataaagaaaagatAGTTATCATTGTCAATTAGGTTATTGATTAAATGTCATTACTTTTTCATTTCAATATGCATGCCTTTGCAACTTATTTAATGACTTCCTTtgcaattttgatttctcatgacATGAAACATAATCAACCAACCAATACAAAATCAAGCGATTAGTACTGCAGTTGCTAcccttttcaaattttgaattatttttttagtGAAAAAGTTAGGAGAATAGAATGTTTGAACTTAATTCTGTCAGTGAGTAATATATCTTTAACCATATAATTATTAAcggaaaataatgatttttttatgatataatcgataaattattatttaaataattaatttttttataaataaaaatattattgaaattatttattaaaCAAACTCCCTTTCATTATGTAACTAGGTCCATATTAATAATTAGATTTCCAACATCTGGCAAAGTacaaattttactttatttttcttcttactAGTATCAATGAGATTCAAAAacaatcttgaattatactaacaagattttttttttcaataatttatggtGGTGTTGTTTTCTTGGTGGTAGCCGAATAATAAACTTGCAGCATGTTCTCCGCGTTGAAAGTTGACAAAAATATGCAACTTAATTAGTATCAGATGGGTCcaaaaataacccaaataatgacccTTCCACTGCCATGTCTCAATCCTCTTAAATCATGCATATTTTCtcttcatttattaattaattaatctcaccCTAATTATGTCTTATTTTTGCTTATATATGcattatcaaattaaaaaaaaataaattagatatATTATATTCTTAAatagtaaaaagaaaattaaaatgcataaTTGGATAATAAatacatttttaatttaattaataaaaattcaatttcattctctctttttcattttaataaaaaaagcaaataaaattataccctttatatatatatatatatatatatatatatatatatatatatatttattattattttttttttaattaagaaacCAGCTAGGGAATGAAAGGGAAATGGAACTACAAAACTTGTACAAACTTGCCTTTTAAGGAGATGAGGGTACAGAAGAAAGACTTGTCAAGCTATTTTTCTCACAATTGATGGGGACCAATTAAAAAAtcgtttaaataaattttcacttAATTATGTGAATTTTCAAATAtttggaaaaaaataaaatatataaaggaTATGAGTAaaactttttatttaattaggtttcattaattttattctttttgtACAAGTTTTGTAGTTCCATTTCCCTTTCATTCCCTAGCTggtttcttaattaaaattatatatatatatatatatatatatatatatatatatatatatatatatatatataacaaaaagGGTATAATTTTATTTgctttttttattaaaatgaaaaagagagaatgaaatttaatttttattaattaaattaaaaatgtatTTATTATCCAATtatgcattttaatttttttttaacttattaagGTTCAAGaaaaaattacataattaaaaaatcCAGTTcactataaatttaaaatacaaaatttatggtaaattttatctattaaatatataaattatacatTTTTATATTTTAGATATAATGAATTGAGTTTAAATAAGAATTTCCCTAAAATGTATAATAAATATTCATTATTGGTGAAGTGGCTAGGTTAAGTTTATCAtcaaaatataataaagaaaGTTGTCCctcatatttttcttttaaagtaccttaaaagaaaaaaaacttTCTATTAATAATCTCACCACCCACCAACCAATATTTTTTTATTGGTGCCTTGTCTTAGGAAACAAAGCTTTCCTTAAAGATGCCAATCATTCTCCATTTACACATCAAATCACAAACTCTACATTGGCAATTCTCTTAGCTTATTTGCTTCTCTCCAAGACAGCAATTGCAATTATTCATTTCCATTTATAATACTATGCATGGGGCATTAAGGCTTTCTTTTGCTCCCACTTTTCATTTTTATGTAATAATAACACCCAATTGCTTACCCATTGGGAACCCTTTTTAGCCTTTGTTTGATAACTACTCAACACAATGTGTTCTTTGTACTGGAATAACTCATATGCTATAAgagaccaccaccaccaatagTTATCATTCTTGCTAACTTCACACTCATATATGTGTTTCCTCTCactttttccctttttctttcttgctccacATATGAAAGTGGGATCATCTTCATTCTCCAAAATTGAGTAACTATACATCTCTCTTCATCAAGTTATGTTTTCTTAAGTTTCTTGAGCTTCAAATATTGttcattaat is a window encoding:
- the LOC110667500 gene encoding zinc-finger homeodomain protein 4, with product MELSSHEGEIPIPINSSYGGVHGHGHGHMIHHDHPAPHNHIIPSSAPQMPSNNGPSSIPSSLEDHHASFKKMVRYRECLKNHAAAMGGNATDGCGEFMPSGEEGSIEALTCSACNCHRNFHRKEIEGEATSCDYYHGNPHFSRVGRKVILGHHKNILPPEALGYPTAAGTFVPSRAAAAPHHQMIMSYNMGSLPSESDEQEDGGVMMARRAQLVKKRFRTKFTQEQKEKMLNFAEKVGWKIQKQEEAVVQQFCQEIGVKRRVLKVWMHNNKHNLAKKNSSLPPTATTT